The Desulfurococcus sp. genome has a segment encoding these proteins:
- a CDS encoding dipeptide/oligopeptide/nickel ABC transporter ATP-binding protein gives MNSNEIVRLEGVVAGYRVVRKGLRSLFKEKMIVLKNINLSIRDGERLVIIGESGSGKTTLLKVILGLLKPFQGRVLVMGKDIYALSPSERKLVVRHIGYVPQDPYRALDPSVKVKVILEEPLEALGVRKGRGERVRDVLRLVQLPLEVLEMYPSELSGGMRQRVLIARALIHDPEILVLDEPTSALDVSIQAQIVNLINEIHRRLELAVLTVTHDLGVAQYLGDRAVVLYNGEVVEEGLFEQVVRSPRSEYTKLLVSSYYY, from the coding sequence ATGAACTCCAACGAGATAGTTAGGCTTGAAGGAGTTGTAGCAGGATATCGAGTTGTCAGAAAAGGGTTGAGAAGTCTCTTCAAAGAGAAGATGATCGTGCTTAAGAACATTAACTTAAGTATTAGAGATGGCGAGAGGCTTGTAATAATAGGTGAGAGCGGCTCAGGTAAGACAACCCTGCTCAAAGTAATCCTAGGCTTGCTTAAACCCTTCCAGGGCCGTGTCCTCGTAATGGGAAAAGATATCTACGCTTTAAGCCCCTCTGAGAGAAAACTCGTCGTAAGACATATAGGGTATGTACCACAGGATCCCTATAGAGCTCTCGATCCAAGCGTGAAGGTGAAAGTGATCCTAGAAGAACCCTTGGAGGCTCTAGGTGTGCGTAAAGGACGGGGTGAAAGAGTCAGAGACGTCCTGAGGTTAGTTCAGCTACCCCTGGAGGTTCTTGAAATGTACCCCTCAGAGCTCAGCGGGGGGATGAGGCAGAGAGTCTTGATCGCTAGAGCTCTAATACACGACCCTGAGATACTTGTGCTTGACGAGCCGACATCAGCTCTCGACGTCTCTATTCAAGCACAGATAGTCAACTTGATAAACGAGATCCACAGGAGGCTCGAGCTAGCTGTACTCACAGTTACACACGACCTAGGTGTTGCACAATACCTTGGAGATAGAGCAGTTGTACTCTACAATGGCGAGGTAGTCGAGGAGGGATTATTCGAGCAGGTTGTCAGGAGCCCTAGAAGCGAGTACACAAAGCTGCTTGTATCAAGCTACTATTATTAA
- a CDS encoding ABC transporter ATP-binding protein, with product MVLAVEAVDLKIGYLDEDGEVRWAVRGVSFQVKEGEIYCFVGESGCGKTTTGNAIAGILPPHAVTRGKLYVYGVKVIDEEETYYQGVRGRVVSYIPQNPGTSLNPYETVGDQFHYVLNSIYGYNRARTLKEAREHLLLVGLNPDLVLDKYPHELSGGMQQRVAIGIALATGARILVADEPTSSLDAHLRLQLVKLLRDLAAVRRLTTILITHDIVMAGRICDRIAVMYAGKIVEEGEGRLLFTEPLHPYTQMLVDAVPLLGVVKPLKSIPGEPPKSGGEIEWCVFRDRCPFFFEKCSKHPPFFNVVGRKVSCWRYHER from the coding sequence GTGGTTCTAGCAGTAGAAGCAGTGGACTTAAAGATAGGATACCTAGATGAAGATGGAGAGGTACGCTGGGCTGTCAGAGGAGTTAGCTTCCAGGTCAAGGAGGGCGAGATCTATTGTTTTGTCGGTGAAAGCGGATGCGGGAAGACTACCACGGGTAATGCGATAGCAGGCATTCTACCACCCCATGCTGTAACAAGAGGTAAGCTCTACGTTTACGGTGTGAAGGTTATTGATGAAGAGGAAACATACTACCAAGGAGTACGGGGAAGAGTAGTTTCATACATACCCCAGAATCCTGGAACAAGTCTCAACCCTTACGAGACTGTAGGGGATCAATTCCACTACGTGTTAAACAGTATCTACGGGTATAATAGGGCGAGAACCCTGAAGGAGGCTCGAGAACACCTCCTCCTAGTGGGATTAAACCCTGATCTCGTGCTAGATAAATACCCTCACGAGCTGAGTGGGGGAATGCAGCAGAGGGTAGCTATAGGAATAGCTCTCGCGACAGGCGCACGCATATTAGTAGCTGACGAGCCTACATCATCTCTTGACGCGCACCTCAGACTCCAGCTGGTTAAACTGCTGAGAGACCTGGCTGCAGTTAGAAGGCTCACCACGATACTAATAACTCACGATATAGTGATGGCTGGAAGGATATGTGATAGAATAGCCGTCATGTACGCTGGTAAGATAGTAGAGGAGGGAGAAGGTCGATTACTGTTCACTGAACCCTTACATCCTTACACTCAAATGCTTGTCGACGCTGTCCCTCTTCTAGGCGTAGTAAAGCCACTGAAATCTATACCCGGCGAGCCTCCGAAAAGCGGTGGTGAAATAGAGTGGTGTGTATTCAGGGATAGATGCCCGTTCTTCTTCGAGAAGTGTAGCAAGCACCCCCCGTTCTTCAATGTTGTAGGGAGGAAAGTTTCATGCTGGAGGTACCATGAGCGATGA
- a CDS encoding ABC transporter permease: MSIRGFKQAFRRQLRRTRFTVGLVITSIMVLIAILASLFPFILPYPEEGLGYVPPGASSRTLLPPNPSNFFGTDTRGRDLFSRIILGARSAIIEIVVVVSISLSIGVIVGVLASYYRGLLEYVLNYATELLMSIPAVVIALMVRLISGPGLHVVLASLIVTWWPWYARVSQVYSRSIVEMDYVVLAKLSGLSNLKIIYRHVIRNTLPPVLVQAVTDMGSVLLEAASINFLGLGVPLNSPEWGVIMLEGLPVITRAPWISLFPGFFLLITALGFSLIGDSLREELDPRVRRRWRLWF, translated from the coding sequence ATGAGTATTAGAGGCTTTAAACAAGCATTCAGGAGGCAGTTGAGGAGAACACGCTTCACAGTAGGATTAGTGATAACTTCAATAATGGTTCTTATAGCAATTCTAGCATCGTTATTCCCCTTCATACTCCCCTACCCTGAGGAGGGATTGGGCTACGTGCCTCCAGGCGCATCATCTAGGACTCTCCTTCCTCCTAATCCAAGCAACTTCTTCGGGACGGATACTAGGGGGAGAGACTTATTCTCGAGGATTATTCTTGGTGCCCGCTCAGCTATAATTGAGATAGTGGTAGTGGTCTCAATAAGCTTATCTATAGGGGTGATTGTAGGGGTTTTAGCATCCTATTACAGAGGTCTTCTCGAATACGTGTTAAACTATGCTACTGAGCTACTAATGAGTATTCCCGCAGTAGTGATAGCACTCATGGTGAGATTGATCTCGGGGCCAGGACTCCACGTAGTTCTAGCAAGCTTGATAGTAACCTGGTGGCCGTGGTATGCTAGAGTATCCCAGGTCTACTCTAGAAGCATTGTTGAAATGGACTACGTGGTTCTCGCTAAGCTCAGCGGGCTAAGTAATCTCAAGATAATATACAGGCATGTCATCAGGAACACACTGCCTCCCGTTCTAGTCCAAGCTGTCACAGACATGGGTAGCGTGCTACTAGAGGCTGCATCCATAAACTTCCTTGGGTTAGGCGTGCCATTGAACTCACCTGAATGGGGCGTAATAATGCTGGAAGGCCTTCCAGTAATAACGAGAGCCCCGTGGATAAGCTTGTTCCCAGGGTTCTTCCTGCTGATAACAGCCCTAGGCTTCAGCCTCATAGGAGATAGCCTCAGAGAGGAACTTGACCCTAGAGTTAGAAGGAGGTGGAGGCTGTGGTTCTAG
- a CDS encoding ABC transporter permease — MPLSLNYLVKRVLWCILIVIGVIAVSYLALILAPGDPAVKWAGNPRGPQAQLAIEKARAELGLNDPLYVQIARFIYNVFTGNIGDSIAYKQPVFPLVYSRLQATLELLLVAYLIAVPLGVFLGTYSALVRGSRVDSAIQVAGTILANTPTFWLAIGFFLVFSLAGISLYGRVDVKLAVSTDFHPITGFYLIDSLIEGKLEVFTDVLTRLIPPALAISVYPLGVLMRLTRTLMAEALLEDFVRVSVAWGIKRNIVVWRYALKSSIPGIIQVTGLSFTYSLVDAMVVEYSVFGREGLGSLLYDALGYSDFRLAIGLIIVVTVFYLTVNTLTDVIQALVDPRIKL, encoded by the coding sequence TTGCCTCTGAGCCTTAACTATCTAGTTAAAAGAGTTTTATGGTGTATCCTAATAGTCATCGGCGTAATAGCCGTCTCCTATCTTGCTCTCATTCTTGCCCCAGGCGATCCAGCTGTCAAGTGGGCTGGTAATCCGAGAGGCCCTCAAGCCCAGCTAGCTATCGAGAAGGCTAGAGCAGAGCTCGGGTTAAATGATCCACTCTACGTTCAGATCGCTAGGTTTATCTACAATGTATTCACAGGGAATATCGGTGATAGTATTGCTTACAAGCAGCCTGTTTTCCCGCTAGTATACTCGCGGCTGCAGGCTACACTCGAGTTACTCCTAGTTGCGTACTTGATTGCAGTACCCTTAGGAGTCTTCCTCGGCACCTACTCGGCTCTAGTGAGAGGCAGCCGTGTTGACTCAGCTATACAGGTTGCCGGGACAATACTAGCTAACACGCCGACATTCTGGCTGGCCATAGGCTTCTTCCTCGTGTTCTCTCTCGCGGGTATATCACTCTATGGTAGAGTCGACGTTAAGCTAGCAGTATCCACGGACTTCCACCCAATAACAGGCTTCTACTTAATTGACAGCTTGATTGAAGGGAAACTCGAGGTCTTCACCGATGTCCTCACAAGACTTATACCACCTGCTCTCGCAATCTCGGTTTACCCTCTTGGCGTGCTGATGAGGTTAACTAGGACTCTAATGGCTGAAGCCCTCCTAGAGGATTTTGTGAGAGTATCAGTAGCATGGGGTATCAAGAGGAATATTGTTGTATGGAGATACGCCTTGAAGTCCTCGATACCAGGGATAATCCAGGTTACAGGGCTCTCCTTTACTTATAGTCTTGTAGACGCCATGGTAGTCGAGTACTCTGTCTTCGGCAGAGAGGGATTGGGCAGCCTGCTTTACGATGCACTAGGATACAGTGACTTCAGGCTCGCCATAGGGTTGATCATTGTTGTAACAGTCTTCTACCTTACAGTTAATACTTTAACTGATGTAATTCAAGCCCTCGTGGATCCAAGAATTAAGCTGTGA
- a CDS encoding ABC transporter substrate-binding protein produces MEKRLLTLLIVAVVILGLILYSFVIPRQPAQSSKIVVYAYNDRITGVDPSIEDDTGLVILGIVYEPLVYYDPLREEFVPALAVNWTESSDGTEWVFYLRQGVKFHDGTPFNATAVKISIERARDIYNEIGRGAGYIWDALESIEVIDEYTVKFKLKYPQRLDMIAAASYAAYIFSPSAIEKSGATSYMDEKLETWFNSGNDAGSGPYMIVSYNPDREVRLKKFKEWWGWSLINNPNAPDEVVVKIVTDPGSQYNGLIAGEIDIASSVPRDTIGELLKKGFKAFNLTTYHNYVMFFNVKRYPTNITEFRKAILHAFNLTEAVELAMRGYGIVGSGIIPHGFPGHVEGLVYDYNLSKARMYLEKSGVSTPVTIEILYQVDYEELKIFAEYLQSRLKEIGVDLVLNPQPWSQLKDIAAGVWEHPESTPHIIIADWWPTILSPYDYLYSMFHSESKEWNYAGFENPVFDEIVERAFELEGVNYTGALELYREAQEMLYRDAIAVNLWDEVKPFIYGSRVLLQDEALNPLYMYVIAFQYVKVEG; encoded by the coding sequence GTGGAGAAGAGGCTCTTAACTCTCTTAATTGTTGCAGTGGTCATCTTAGGATTAATCTTATATAGCTTCGTGATCCCTCGTCAGCCAGCCCAGTCCAGTAAGATAGTTGTCTACGCGTACAACGATAGAATCACCGGTGTGGATCCAAGCATCGAGGATGATACAGGTTTAGTAATCCTGGGAATAGTCTATGAGCCTCTAGTATACTACGATCCATTGAGAGAAGAGTTCGTTCCAGCACTAGCAGTCAACTGGACTGAAAGCAGTGATGGTACAGAGTGGGTCTTCTATTTAAGACAGGGAGTAAAGTTCCACGATGGAACGCCCTTTAACGCCACGGCAGTAAAGATCAGTATAGAGAGAGCTAGGGATATATACAATGAAATCGGTCGTGGCGCAGGCTATATATGGGATGCCCTAGAAAGCATTGAAGTCATAGATGAATACACAGTAAAGTTTAAGCTGAAATACCCGCAGAGGCTGGATATGATTGCTGCTGCAAGCTACGCAGCATACATATTCTCGCCTAGCGCTATCGAGAAGAGTGGTGCTACCTCATACATGGATGAGAAGCTTGAAACCTGGTTCAATAGCGGTAATGACGCTGGCTCAGGACCCTACATGATCGTCAGCTATAACCCTGATAGAGAGGTAAGGCTGAAAAAATTCAAGGAGTGGTGGGGCTGGAGCCTCATTAATAATCCTAATGCACCAGACGAAGTAGTTGTAAAAATAGTGACAGATCCAGGCTCACAGTACAATGGTCTCATAGCCGGTGAGATCGATATAGCGTCAAGTGTACCCAGAGACACTATAGGCGAGCTCTTAAAGAAAGGCTTTAAAGCCTTCAATCTAACAACATACCACAACTATGTAATGTTCTTTAACGTGAAGAGATACCCGACGAATATCACGGAGTTCAGGAAGGCTATTCTCCACGCATTCAACTTGACGGAGGCAGTAGAGCTAGCTATGAGAGGCTACGGTATCGTGGGAAGCGGGATAATACCACACGGGTTCCCCGGGCATGTTGAGGGATTAGTATATGATTACAATCTAAGTAAAGCACGCATGTACCTTGAGAAGTCCGGTGTTTCAACACCTGTAACCATTGAGATACTCTACCAAGTTGACTACGAGGAGCTGAAGATCTTCGCAGAGTACTTGCAGTCCAGGTTGAAGGAGATAGGTGTAGACTTAGTATTGAATCCACAGCCGTGGTCCCAGCTGAAGGATATAGCGGCAGGGGTATGGGAGCATCCCGAGTCAACCCCGCATATCATAATAGCTGACTGGTGGCCAACTATTCTCTCCCCATACGACTATCTTTACTCCATGTTCCACAGTGAGTCGAAGGAGTGGAATTACGCTGGCTTCGAGAACCCAGTCTTCGATGAGATTGTTGAAAGAGCATTCGAGCTGGAGGGTGTAAACTATACGGGGGCGCTGGAACTATACCGTGAAGCCCAGGAGATGCTTTACAGGGATGCTATTGCTGTAAACCTGTGGGATGAAGTCAAGCCCTTCATATATGGTAGTAGAGTACTCCTCCAGGATGAAGCACTCAACCCACTCTACATGTATGTAATAGCATTCCAGTACGTTAAGGTGGAAGGCTAG
- a CDS encoding triphosphoribosyl-dephospho-CoA synthase yields the protein MNPHPESYSRALALSMILEASAWPKPGNVHRFRDNPDLRYEYFLATGIVAYRYFRRGILRGLKGWRSVVFGDLVYRLVSDVMESIPSSNTCLGSSMLLIPLSIGVGRCISSGKEDVSCFTREALEAVKATSVGDSVYYYKAVRKAAPSYLKPTDDTGSYVNVWDPEYARKLQARGDRLIDVLEYSSRIDVVAKELVEGYKRSLKASEFLRSRFNSHGDWNRAVVETYLHLLSENTDTVVLLKHGVEVAGFVKNTARIIMGGVLRSWGEDWVTPVAEFDEKLHERGVNPGSIADLTATAIALFMLENTAKGKPFLKA from the coding sequence GTGAACCCGCATCCCGAGAGTTATTCAAGGGCGCTTGCTCTCTCCATGATACTTGAGGCTTCGGCATGGCCTAAACCCGGGAACGTCCACAGGTTTAGAGACAACCCTGATCTAAGATACGAGTACTTCCTAGCTACCGGCATTGTAGCGTACAGATACTTTAGAAGAGGAATTCTAAGAGGCTTGAAGGGGTGGCGTAGTGTAGTCTTCGGCGACTTAGTATACAGGCTGGTATCTGATGTAATGGAGAGCATACCTTCATCTAACACATGCCTTGGCTCCAGCATGCTTCTAATACCTTTAAGCATTGGTGTCGGTAGATGTATCTCCAGCGGTAAGGAGGATGTCTCCTGCTTCACCAGAGAGGCTCTGGAGGCCGTTAAGGCTACAAGCGTAGGGGATTCAGTATACTACTATAAGGCTGTTCGAAAGGCTGCACCCAGCTACCTTAAGCCTACAGATGATACAGGCAGCTACGTTAACGTATGGGACCCTGAGTACGCGAGGAAGCTTCAAGCGAGAGGAGATAGGCTTATAGATGTATTAGAGTACAGCTCGAGAATCGATGTAGTTGCCAAGGAGCTAGTTGAAGGATATAAGAGAAGCCTTAAAGCCAGCGAGTTCCTCCGCTCACGCTTCAACTCCCATGGAGACTGGAATAGAGCTGTTGTTGAAACATACCTTCATCTTCTCTCCGAGAACACCGATACAGTCGTGCTTTTAAAGCATGGGGTTGAAGTAGCCGGCTTCGTGAAGAATACTGCTAGAATAATCATGGGAGGAGTATTGAGGAGCTGGGGAGAGGACTGGGTAACCCCTGTAGCAGAGTTTGATGAAAAACTACACGAGCGTGGAGTAAACCCTGGCTCAATAGCTGATTTAACAGCTACAGCAATAGCTTTATTCATGCTGGAGAATACTGCTAAAGGAAAGCCTTTCCTGAAAGCTTAA
- a CDS encoding aminopeptidase: protein MADPRVSNLARLIVDYCVHLKKGEEVVINATVESIPLVREIVKYTVEAGAYPVFINISDESITEVFYKHASSDILSHVSVLEEELVSRVNAQISILAPSHTKPLVSIDPEKLKLRSQARRGLNKIFLERSARGELKWVVAPFPTRALAQEAGMSISEYEDFVYHATFADTQDPVSEWVRIGEKMRRIAEFLGKAREIKYTGPGVDLYLRVDGRIWVGDDGHYNMPGGEVFTAPIEDSAEGYIEFDYPAIWRGVEVEGVRLVFRKGEVVEASARRGGEFLKKMLETDEGARRIGEIAFGLNYNISRFTKEILFDEKIGGTIHLALGSAYPETGGRNVSAIHWDMIKDMRNARVYVDGELVYENGRFTIDF from the coding sequence ATGGCTGATCCAAGGGTCTCTAATCTAGCACGCCTCATAGTAGACTACTGTGTTCACTTGAAGAAAGGGGAGGAGGTCGTTATTAATGCTACTGTTGAGTCAATCCCTCTAGTGAGAGAAATAGTCAAGTATACTGTGGAGGCTGGAGCATACCCTGTCTTCATAAATATAAGCGATGAATCCATTACAGAGGTATTCTACAAGCATGCATCAAGCGATATTCTATCCCATGTAAGCGTGCTTGAAGAAGAACTAGTATCCAGGGTAAACGCTCAGATAAGCATTCTAGCACCATCCCACACCAAGCCTCTTGTAAGCATAGACCCAGAGAAGCTTAAGCTGCGGAGTCAAGCTAGGAGAGGCTTAAACAAGATATTCTTGGAGAGAAGTGCTAGAGGCGAGCTTAAATGGGTTGTAGCTCCATTCCCCACGAGAGCTCTCGCACAGGAAGCCGGGATGAGTATCAGTGAGTACGAGGACTTCGTTTACCATGCAACATTCGCTGACACGCAGGACCCTGTTTCAGAATGGGTTAGAATAGGGGAGAAAATGAGGAGGATAGCAGAGTTCCTTGGGAAAGCCCGGGAGATCAAGTATACTGGTCCAGGCGTAGACTTATACCTCCGCGTCGACGGCAGGATATGGGTCGGTGATGACGGTCACTACAACATGCCTGGCGGCGAGGTGTTTACAGCCCCCATAGAGGACTCCGCTGAAGGATACATTGAATTCGACTACCCGGCTATATGGCGTGGAGTAGAGGTAGAAGGAGTTAGACTAGTATTCAGGAAAGGCGAGGTCGTTGAAGCCAGTGCTAGAAGAGGAGGAGAGTTCTTGAAGAAGATGCTGGAGACTGATGAAGGTGCTAGAAGGATTGGTGAGATAGCATTCGGGTTAAACTACAATATCTCAAGGTTCACTAAGGAGATACTATTCGATGAGAAGATAGGGGGAACAATACACTTAGCATTAGGGTCAGCATACCCTGAAACCGGGGGGAGGAATGTTTCAGCGATACACTGGGATATGATTAAGGATATGAGGAATGCTAGAGTATACGTGGATGGAGAGCTAGTATACGAGAACGGCCGTTTCACTATAGACTTCTAG
- a CDS encoding ZPR1 zinc finger domain-containing protein, whose product MELNEPVKLNEYTGKCPVCGGEMIYSEYIYRIPFYETILITVGECRSCGYKYRDVGLVEQKEPRRIVYRVEKPGDERALVIRAAGSRLVIPELDLSIEPGPLSQGFISTVEGIIMDFMEKIRFLCESEERGEECKRILDELAKAKDGMISYTVIIEDWRGLSNIVSEKTVYEKLEDTSRSL is encoded by the coding sequence ATGGAGTTAAATGAACCAGTGAAGCTTAACGAGTATACTGGAAAGTGCCCTGTATGCGGAGGAGAGATGATCTACTCGGAGTACATCTACAGGATACCATTCTACGAAACAATATTGATAACAGTGGGAGAATGCAGGTCCTGCGGATACAAGTACAGGGATGTCGGGTTAGTCGAGCAGAAGGAGCCGAGGAGAATAGTGTACAGGGTTGAGAAGCCGGGCGATGAACGGGCTCTCGTAATTAGAGCTGCTGGAAGCCGCCTCGTGATACCTGAACTAGATCTCTCAATAGAACCCGGCCCGCTCTCACAGGGGTTCATCTCAACCGTGGAAGGCATTATAATGGACTTCATGGAGAAAATTAGATTCCTCTGCGAGAGCGAGGAGCGTGGAGAGGAATGCAAGAGAATTCTAGATGAGCTGGCTAAAGCTAAGGATGGAATGATAAGCTATACAGTGATAATTGAGGACTGGAGAGGTTTAAGCAATATAGTAAGCGAGAAAACAGTATATGAGAAGCTAGAGGACACTTCTAGAAGTCTATAG
- a CDS encoding radical SAM protein: MVEFKGSVLRVFDPWRSPLCTCPFKYSLHPYTGCSHFCLYCYAASYIGRKPSTPKKEFIERLRRDLKRVKPGSIIEMSTSSDPYPPIEASLMLTRRTVELLGEHGSRILVTTKSNLVVRDADLLAEYPSSVMITITTLDEDLARLIEPGAPPPSVRLEAVRILMEKGVPVGVRVDPVIPYVNSDPEELRRLVKTVRDAGALQVTTSSFKARWDSLSRLTSALPEDTALKLRRLYTERGERIHGYMYLPEELRRTLLEPVISEAIRSGLYIATCREGIGILKAPSCDGSGLIMFHPAVQHHYK, encoded by the coding sequence ATGGTAGAGTTTAAAGGGAGTGTTCTCAGAGTATTCGACCCATGGCGCTCACCCCTGTGCACATGCCCCTTCAAGTACTCTCTTCACCCTTACACCGGGTGCAGCCACTTCTGCCTGTACTGTTATGCAGCCTCGTATATTGGGAGGAAGCCGAGCACCCCTAAAAAAGAGTTCATTGAGAGGCTTAGAAGAGACTTAAAGCGTGTTAAACCTGGTAGTATCATTGAGATGAGTACTAGTAGCGACCCCTATCCCCCCATCGAGGCATCGTTAATGCTTACCCGTAGGACTGTGGAGCTTCTCGGGGAACATGGTTCTAGAATACTAGTCACCACTAAATCCAACCTGGTTGTAAGAGACGCCGACCTGCTGGCTGAATACCCTTCTTCAGTCATGATTACAATTACAACTCTAGACGAGGATCTAGCAAGGCTTATAGAGCCTGGTGCACCACCCCCTAGCGTTAGGCTTGAAGCCGTTAGAATACTCATGGAGAAAGGGGTGCCGGTGGGTGTTAGAGTAGACCCTGTGATACCCTACGTGAATAGCGATCCAGAGGAGCTGCGTAGACTTGTAAAAACGGTTAGAGATGCCGGGGCATTACAGGTGACTACATCGAGCTTCAAGGCTAGATGGGATAGTCTAAGCAGGCTTACAAGCGCCCTGCCAGAGGATACAGCCTTAAAGCTGAGGAGGCTCTACACTGAGAGAGGAGAGCGCATTCATGGATACATGTATCTCCCCGAGGAGTTGAGGAGAACCCTTCTAGAACCTGTTATAAGCGAGGCTATTAGAAGCGGGCTCTACATAGCTACATGCAGAGAGGGAATCGGTATTCTAAAAGCACCATCATGTGATGGATCAGGTCTCATCATGTTCCACCCTGCAGTACAGCATCATTATAAGTAG
- a CDS encoding PA14 domain-containing protein — translation MDEPGEYVFYATAFDGVLLELDDSIVIDSWMDQPLRLHESRRITLGRGYRRIRILHYRRSMPGELVLKWVKPSSILEVIPSDRFYFSLGDHFFITGLPDGYTVKIIPLRENMPEKKCVSAMNICVVNAPWREQPLEAYVSIYSEAGRVFARFSEPFTFFGGDEYTLQVI, via the coding sequence ATCGATGAGCCAGGGGAGTACGTTTTCTACGCTACTGCTTTCGACGGTGTTCTACTCGAGTTAGATGACAGTATAGTAATTGATTCATGGATGGATCAGCCACTGAGGCTCCATGAGAGCAGGAGGATTACGCTGGGGAGAGGCTACAGGAGGATTAGAATACTACACTATAGGAGATCCATGCCTGGTGAGCTTGTACTTAAATGGGTGAAACCCAGCTCGATCCTAGAGGTTATCCCCAGCGATAGATTCTACTTTTCACTAGGCGACCACTTCTTTATAACAGGGCTGCCCGACGGTTATACCGTGAAAATAATACCTCTCAGAGAGAACATGCCTGAGAAGAAGTGCGTGTCAGCTATGAACATCTGTGTTGTAAACGCCCCCTGGCGTGAGCAGCCCTTGGAAGCCTATGTAAGCATTTACAGTGAGGCTGGCAGGGTGTTTGCTAGATTCTCCGAGCCATTCACGTTCTTCGGCGGCGATGAATACACTCTTCAAGTAATATAA
- a CDS encoding phosphohydrolase, protein MVAVTPKLLESMLSGEPLARKAYLMLVNDPEVQALWSMANVMAVNRLKYNDHGPVHAHIAAGAALYIYQLLLSKGIQPSLIKDGVVSDVKYTWLVPLIGALLHDVGNSVHRDMHERVGALISMPIVDRVLGKIIEDPVTRVKLRQEIMHAIYCTSYDVECLTYEAGSVKVGDGVDMAEGRARVPYKLGGVSIHSISALSIKSVEILPSSEVDVRINVYMTERAGIFQVDEILVPKIKSTPLRSHIEVYALIGDQVVKSYTPPRQV, encoded by the coding sequence ATGGTAGCAGTTACACCCAAGCTTCTCGAATCAATGCTCTCAGGGGAGCCGCTAGCCCGGAAAGCCTATTTAATGCTAGTTAACGACCCTGAGGTTCAAGCCTTATGGAGCATGGCTAATGTTATGGCCGTAAACCGCTTAAAGTACAATGATCACGGCCCGGTGCACGCTCATATAGCTGCTGGAGCAGCCCTCTACATATACCAGCTTCTACTCTCAAAGGGTATCCAGCCATCTCTAATCAAGGATGGAGTAGTAAGTGATGTGAAATACACGTGGCTTGTACCATTGATCGGCGCGCTACTCCACGATGTAGGGAACAGCGTCCACAGGGATATGCATGAGAGAGTTGGAGCCTTGATCTCCATGCCTATAGTGGATAGAGTCCTCGGGAAGATCATCGAGGACCCGGTGACTAGAGTTAAGCTTAGACAGGAGATAATGCATGCGATATACTGTACAAGCTATGACGTAGAGTGTTTAACCTACGAGGCTGGAAGCGTTAAAGTAGGAGACGGCGTTGACATGGCTGAGGGGAGGGCAAGAGTCCCCTACAAGCTTGGCGGTGTATCTATTCACAGTATCTCAGCTCTCAGCATTAAGTCTGTTGAAATACTCCCATCAAGCGAAGTAGACGTAAGGATAAACGTCTACATGACTGAGAGAGCCGGTATATTCCAGGTGGATGAGATACTTGTGCCTAAGATAAAGTCGACTCCTCTGAGAAGCCATATCGAGGTGTACGCTTTAATCGGGGATCAAGTGGTTAAATCCTACACGCCGCCTAGACAAGTATAG